The following is a genomic window from Armatimonadota bacterium.
CCTCGCTTGGAGTCGTGCCTGAAGGAGTTCGCCGATGTGAAGTTCGTCGGGCACGGGCCGGGGTTCTGGGCGGCCATCTCCGGCGATGACGACGGCGCGGGCGGCTATCCCAAGCGCCCGATCACGCCGGGCGGAGTGGTTGACCGCCTGCTCGCGGAGTACGATAACCTCTACGCCGACCTCTCCGCGGGGTCGGGGTACAACGCGATGACCCGCGACCCGGAGTTCGCGATGGGTTTCATCGGGCGCCACTGGCGCAAGCTGCTGTTCGGGACGGACTACCTGGGGCAGGACCAGCCGATGCCGCAGGTGGAATGGCTGCGCGCGCTTGATGTGAGCGAGGAAGTGCGCCAGGCCATCGCAAGCGAAAACGCGCGGCGCCTGCTCGGCCTACCAGAGAAGCGGAAGAGCTACTGGGACTAGCGCGAGCGGGCCCGCTGACTCCCAGCGAGAGATGACTCGCGACCTCGAAAGGGGCTCATCGTGACCACCGATGACGACGCCGTATGCGCCGATGCGGATTTCCATGTCTCCCCGGGCGGCGATGATGCCAACTCGGGCACCGAGCGTGCGCCCTTCCGGACACTCGCGCGCGCCCGCGATGCCGTGCGCGAAAAGATCGCCCAGAGGCTGACGCGCGACGTGACGGTGCTCCTGCGAGGCGGCGTATATGAGCTGGACGAGCCGGTGGTCTTCGGGCCCGAGGATTCCGGCACCGACGAACACTCCATAACGTATGCCGCCTATCCCGGGGAGAGCCCGATCATCAGCGGCGGCAGGCGGATCGCGGGCTGGCGGCGCGAGTCCGGAGGTCTACGGACGGCGCACGTGCCGGGGCTGGAAGGCGCGCCCCGGTCCTTGTTCGTGGATGACGCGCGCGCGCCGCGGGCGCGAACCCCCAACCGCGACGACGCGCACCCATACTGGACACTTGAGCGGGCCGAGCTGAGCGAGGATCTGAGCACGTTCGCCCTCGATCTCCCTCGCGGGCTCGCCAGGGCGTGGCGTGATATCGAGAACGTCGAGGTGGTCGTGCTTGGCGCCTGGGAGGTTACGCGCAAGCGGCTCGCGGCGGCGGACGAGGCGGCCGGCCGCGTGATCCTCGCTCCGCCGCACGTCGAGGGGCATTCGGCGATCCGGCCCGCGGCCAACATGGCGTGCTACTTCGAGAACGCGGTGGAGATGCTCGACCGGCCCGGCGAGTGGCACCTCGATCGCGGCGCAGCCGTTCTGCGCTATCGGCCGCGAGCCGAAGAGGACGCGTCGCAGGTGAGGGCGGTCGCCCCGGCGTTGAGCCGGTTGCTGACGCTGGCCGGCGCGCGCGAGCGCCCGGTGCGCAACCTGCACTTCACGGGCCTTCGTTTCGCCCACGCGCGGTGGGCGCCGCCGGGTCATGGATACAACGGCATCCAGGCATGCTTCCACTTCCCGCCGGAGCCCGCCGGCGGCGCGAGTGATGACGCGTTGGAGAATTTGCGGATTGACTCGGCGGTTGAGTGGGAGTACGCCGAGCGGTGTAGTCTGATCGAGTGTGAGATCGCACACACCGAGGGCACGGGGCTCAGCCTGCGCCGAGGCTGCTGCGACAACCTGATTCAGCGCAATCGTATCTTCGACGCCGGGGCGAACGGATTGATGGTCGGCGAGAACCTGTGCCACCTATATCATGCGGATCGAGAGCCGCCGGCGGCCGACGTGCCGCGCCGCAATGTGATCCGGGATAACCGCGTTGAGGACTGCGGCGTGGAGTATCACGGCGCAGTGGGTATCTGGGTGGCGTTCACTGACGGAACCGTCGTCGCCCACAATCTGGTGCACGACTTGCCCTACACGGGCATATCGGTCGGCTTCATCTGGAACGACACGCCGACGGTCTGCCGGGGCAACGTCGTCGAGTACAATCACATTCACGACGTCATGAAGCTGCTGGCCGACGGCGGCGGGATCTACACGCTGGGGCTGCAGCCGGGCACGGTGCTGCGCGGCAACCTGATTCACGACGTCCACCGCCACGAATCCACCTGCGCCAAGTCGCCCAACAACGGCATCTTCTTCGACGAGGGGAGCACGGGCTATCTGGTCGAGGATAACGTGATCTACAATACGCCGGAAGGCGCCGTGCGGTTCAATCAGACCACCGAGGACGCGCATACCTGGCGCAACAACAGCTTCGACGTGGCACCCGACGCGCCCGGATTCCCGAGTCAACGCGCGGCGCAGGCGGGGCCCGGACGGGCGGCCAACGGGCGATGATGGCGACGTAAGTCGAGCGACGGGCACAGGCCGGCTCCCTGTGCCCGTCCGCTGCAACCTACCGCGCGCCGGCCGCGGCGCGCGCCTTTCTGCGGGCAGTCCTCACCACGACGTAGACTACTACGGCGAGCACCGCGAACGGAAACACGTACGTGAACCCGATGCCGATCAGGCCCAGCACGTACACGACGTCTCGTAGCGATTTCGTCCACGCGACGGCGATCGCCTTGCCCGCGCTCTTCCAGTTCGATGCGATGGTCGGCTGTGCGCCCTCGCTGTCCTTCTGCACGATCTCGACCGTGATGGTCGAGAGATCCACGCGGTTCTCGAGGAACCTCAGCCTGCCGGTGATGCGCTCGATCTCCTGCTGCACCTCCGACAGCTGGTTGCGCACCGACAAGATGTCCGGGATCTTCTGCGCGCGCCGCATTATCTCGAGCAGCTGCGTCTCCTGGGACTGCCAGTGGCGGAGGCGCGACTTGAGGTCAACGTATTCCTCGGTCACGTCTTGGCTGGAGACCTCGTCCTTCAGGATCCTTCCGTCGAGGCCGGGTGCCAGGTCGAGCAGTCGCCGGTGCACGGCGTGAAATCGGCTCTGGGGCATGCGGAGCACGACGGCTGCGCGCCCGTAGCCCTTGTCTTCCTCGCCCTCTTTGACGTGGCGCGACCCCGCCTGGAGTGAGGCGGAGGTGATCAGGGCGCCTTCGCCGTCGGCGATCGTCTGCACCGCGTCATAGGCCGCGCGAACGTCGCCGACCTCGAGCGCGATCACCGCGGTGAGGATCAACTGCCGATCCCAGGTCTCGAGCCCGGGGAGGGCGGTCATCACCATCCCTGCTTCGCCGGCAGGCACGCCTTGGCCGCCGCCTCTCATGAACAATGGGCGAGCCGCTGCGGCGGATGCCCGGGCCACCTCGAGGTCAACGGCGTCGCTGTAGTTCATGGATAGCCCCATCTCCGTGGATGGGGGGCCCCTTCTCGCCGCCTCGCGGGCCCGCGAGAACAGAGGCAAAATCGCAAACCCCGCAAGCACGAGCAGCACGACGACGACCGCGAGCCCCCACCTCGGCAGGC
Proteins encoded in this region:
- a CDS encoding DUF4349 domain-containing protein, with amino-acid sequence MENKPVPETDGKAGRFPRLPRWGLAVVVVLLVLAGFAILPLFSRAREAARRGPPSTEMGLSMNYSDAVDLEVARASAAAARPLFMRGGGQGVPAGEAGMVMTALPGLETWDRQLILTAVIALEVGDVRAAYDAVQTIADGEGALITSASLQAGSRHVKEGEEDKGYGRAAVVLRMPQSRFHAVHRRLLDLAPGLDGRILKDEVSSQDVTEEYVDLKSRLRHWQSQETQLLEIMRRAQKIPDILSVRNQLSEVQQEIERITGRLRFLENRVDLSTITVEIVQKDSEGAQPTIASNWKSAGKAIAVAWTKSLRDVVYVLGLIGIGFTYVFPFAVLAVVVYVVVRTARRKARAAAGAR
- a CDS encoding amidohydrolase family protein; translation: MIDFHVHIGNMYRERYPQYSPLSAHQLIDRMDREGIEISVLLPLESPEGSWGYFLTEEAVAARDMYPERLIAFCCVDPRYPLAAQFIDYFVTQHGCKGFGEHVNGLAFDDERNKVIYAKCNEHGLALDFEINPGLCWDEVGLPRLESCLKEFADVKFVGHGPGFWAAISGDDDGAGGYPKRPITPGGVVDRLLAEYDNLYADLSAGSGYNAMTRDPEFAMGFIGRHWRKLLFGTDYLGQDQPMPQVEWLRALDVSEEVRQAIASENARRLLGLPEKRKSYWD
- a CDS encoding right-handed parallel beta-helix repeat-containing protein; the encoded protein is MTTDDDAVCADADFHVSPGGDDANSGTERAPFRTLARARDAVREKIAQRLTRDVTVLLRGGVYELDEPVVFGPEDSGTDEHSITYAAYPGESPIISGGRRIAGWRRESGGLRTAHVPGLEGAPRSLFVDDARAPRARTPNRDDAHPYWTLERAELSEDLSTFALDLPRGLARAWRDIENVEVVVLGAWEVTRKRLAAADEAAGRVILAPPHVEGHSAIRPAANMACYFENAVEMLDRPGEWHLDRGAAVLRYRPRAEEDASQVRAVAPALSRLLTLAGARERPVRNLHFTGLRFAHARWAPPGHGYNGIQACFHFPPEPAGGASDDALENLRIDSAVEWEYAERCSLIECEIAHTEGTGLSLRRGCCDNLIQRNRIFDAGANGLMVGENLCHLYHADREPPAADVPRRNVIRDNRVEDCGVEYHGAVGIWVAFTDGTVVAHNLVHDLPYTGISVGFIWNDTPTVCRGNVVEYNHIHDVMKLLADGGGIYTLGLQPGTVLRGNLIHDVHRHESTCAKSPNNGIFFDEGSTGYLVEDNVIYNTPEGAVRFNQTTEDAHTWRNNSFDVAPDAPGFPSQRAAQAGPGRAANGR